A region from the Vicia villosa cultivar HV-30 ecotype Madison, WI linkage group LG3, Vvil1.0, whole genome shotgun sequence genome encodes:
- the LOC131659892 gene encoding UDP-glycosyltransferase 88F4-like, producing the protein MEETTTTVVMYPAPGIGHIISMVELAKLLIHHQQQNFSVTILLTTGFFDNPSTDSYINRISTSHPSITFHRFPSVTALIQSNTQSLAATGFKFIKSNNVNVESKLRQISQTSVIKSFIIDLFCTSAMDIASAMEIPVYYFFKSDEATDSEDCLSWLDKQPSRTVVYLCFGSRGSFSMAQLKEIAEGLERSGHRFLWVVKRPIQEHLEKNQVHGKTGEFELSSVLPSGFIERTKERGLVVRSWAPQVEVLSRESVGGFVSHCGWNSVLEGVVAGVPMVAWPLYAEQHVNRNVMVEDMKVAIAVEQREGDMFVRGEEVEKRVRELMESERGREIRERSLKFKDIARDALGEFGSSTKALSNLVQTWNDN; encoded by the exons ATGGAAGAAACAACAACTACAGTAGTGATGTATCCAGCACCAGGTATAGGTCACATAATTTCAATGGTAGAATTAGCCAAACTTCtcattcatcatcaacaacaaaacTTCTCCGTCACAATCCTTCTCACCACTGGCTTCTTCGACAATCCATCAACTGATTCTTACATAAACCGCATCTCAACCTCTCACCCTTCAATCACCTTCCACCGTTTCCCTTCCGTCACTGCACTCATTCAATCCAACACACAAAGCTTAGCCGCAACCGGATTCAAATTCATTAAATCAAACAACGTCAACGTCGAATCTAAACTCCGTCAAATCTCTCAAACCTCTGTCATCAAATCCTTTATCATCGACCTCTTCTGCACTTCTGCAATGGACATAGCTTCCGCAATGGAAATCCCCGTTTACTACTTCTTC AAATCAGATGAAGCAACGGACAGCGAAGATTGCTTATCATGGCTAGATAAACAACCGAGTAGAACCGTAGTGTACTTGTGTTTTGGGAGCCGTGGTTCGTTCTCGATGGCACAGTTGAAGGAAATAGCTGAAGGGTTAGAGAGGAGTGGACACAGATTCTTATGGGTTGTCAAGAGGCCAATACAAGAACATCTTGAAAAGAATCAAGTTCATGGTAAAACCGGGGAGTTTGAGTTGAGTTCTGTTTTGCCAAGTGGGTTTATAGAGAGAACCAAAGAGAGGGGCCTGGTGGTAAGGTCATGGGCTCCGCAAGTTGAGGTGCTGAGCCGCGAATCAGTCGGGGGGTTTGTGAGTCACTGCGGCTGGAACTCGGTGCTTGAAGGAGTGGTGGCTGGAGTGCCAATGGTTGCATGGCCATTGTATGCAGAGCAGCATGTTAATAGGAATGTGATGGTGGAGGACATGAAGGTGGCTATCGCGGTGGAGCAAAGGGAAGGAGATATGTTTGTGAGAGGAGAAGAAGTGGAGAAGAGGGTAAGAGAGTTGATGGAGtctgagagagggagagagataaGGGAGAGAAGTTTGAAGTTCAAAGACATAGCTAGGGATGCACTTGGAGAATTTGGATCATCCACAAAAGCACTTTCCAATTTGGTTCAAACATGGAATGATAATTAA